In Vitis vinifera cultivar Pinot Noir 40024 chromosome 4, ASM3070453v1, the genomic window AAATCAGCTGTTACTAACTTGAATAGAAAATCATTTGGAAGtgtaaaattccaaatttcctATTTGTATTAGTCCAAAATCCTGTTCCCCAGTGGCACTTTCTAAACCATGGTAGTCCAATCCTCAATCTCAGAAAGACCTTGCTTTCTAGTTGAAAGCCCCAGTAAACACAAGGAAACTCCCTCCAAGGAAACCACTAAACATAGTCCTACCTAACCTTTATACACTAATGATAAGTGGAGTAAGGTTTCTCTATCACTGCCGTCTTATGGGTTGAAATTCTTTGCCCTTCAGTATCTGCTTTCTGAACTCTGTATGGAGCTcccttttttatatatttcttccaccattttccaCCCCTATAACAGATACTTTGTTGCTAAATTCTGACTCTTCCAGGTTCTTTCTGGtgagatgatgattttgttTCCCAATATTTGCCATGTAATGTACTTGTATATGATTACAGGAAAATTTACAACACTGGCTTACTGATGAAAAAGCAAGAGATCAGTTTGTGATTCGTGCTGGCTCAGACACGGAGGTTTTATGGAATGATGCAAGACATTTGAAGCCTGAGCCTGTTTACAAACGTGCTGTGAGTTGAAACATATATTAATGTCTCATTATAATCACTGAGACTTCATTAACATGGGCATTCACAACCATAGAGAGACCATCAATAATagattgtcttttttttttctttgaactgAAAACTTATGGATTGATGGTGTATCTGTTTGTGCATGCATCATTGGATTTATCGTGGTGTATCTTTATTAGACTCTTGTCACAAATTTCTGCAGTATGCCATATTGCacaaaccaaaaataatagtaTCAATTCATTTTCAGCGTTTTTCTTTGTTAAGTGGGATAAGTTGCTTCTTTTAATTCTTGATTGATCATTCTTGTGTGGCTAAGATGAATGTTAATGTATTATTTTGTTGCAGTACTGGACTGAGAGTTTTGTGCAGTGGTCCCCACTAGGGACTTACTTGGCAACAGTTCACAGGCAGGGTGCTGCTGTCTGGGGAGGTGCTACTGCCTTCAACCGCCTAATGCGTTATGCTCATCCCCAGGTTAATTTTGGTATTTAATTTCACTCTTTAagttaatgttttatttttgatctATTGATCCTAAAATTTGGTGATCTTAATTCCAGGTTAAACTGATTGATTTCTCCCCTGGTGAGAAGTATTTGGTTACCTACAGCAGCCATGAACCAAGCAATCCTCGCGATACTCATGTGAGTTTTTTCTACTATGCCTTTAATTCGTTGTTGGTTAATTTTGGCTTAGAGCCATGTCTAATGTGAGCTCTTGATGTAGAGGGTTGTTCTGAATGTGTTTGATGTGAGAACTGGAAAAGTGATGAGAGATTTCAAGGGAAGTATGGACGAATTTTCAGTTGGAGGAGCTGGGGGTGTTTCTGGGGTCTCTTGGCCTGTTTTCAGGTGATCAGTCTCTGCTATTAATTTACCTGGACAACACATTATTCTCTGTCCTGAGTGACAATTTTTGGTATTACTTATTTGACTTGCTCCAGGTGGGGAGGCGGCAAAGAAGATAAGTACTTTGCCAGGATTGGGAAAAATGTGATCTCTGTCTATGAAACAGAAACGTTTTCTCTTATTGACAAGAAATCCTTGAAGGTTGAAAATGTTATGGACTTAAGTTGGTCACCAGCTGATCCCATTCTTGCCCTCTTTGTTCCTGAACTTGGTGGTGGGAATCAACCTGCTAGGGTGAGTGCAGCTGTTCCATGCAAAACcagttttctcttctttttatattttgctTCTCTTCCTTTAATATTTTGCTTCTCTTCCATAGACAagttaaaatttgattaatgGTCTTTACTTCATAAAATATGCAGGTGAGTCTGGTTCAAATCCCCAGTAAAGAGGAGTTGAGGCAGAAGAATCTCTTTAGTGTTAGTGACTGCAAAATGTACTGGCAAAGCAATGGGGACTACCTGGCTGTTAAGGTTGATCGATACACAAAAACTAAGAAAAGCACATACACTGGCTTTGAGCTTTTCCGAATTAAAGAAAGGGATATACCAATTGAGGTTTTGGAGCTTGAGAATAAGAATGACAAGATTATTGCATTTGCTTGGGAACCAAAAGGTCATAGGTTTGCGGTTATTCATGGGGATAGCCCAAGGCCTGATGTAAGTTTTTACACGATGCGTAGTGGCAGTAATACAGGCCGGGTCTCTAAACTCACTACTCTCAAGGGGAAGCAGGCAAATGCCCTTTTCTGGTCACCAGCTGGTCGCTATATCATACTTGCAGGGCTGAAGGGATTCAATGGACAGTTGGAATTTTACAATGTTGATGAGCTTGAAACCATGGCAACTGCTGAACATTTCATGGCTACAGATATTGAATGGGATCCTACTGGAAGGTAGTTTTGGAAGAACtattatattgttttgttttctaaatGAAATATCAGTTATCTTACAATATTTATCTTGTCCTTAAAAATTCGATTTCCTGTAATCAGAAGGAATTTAGTCATTTGTTCTATTGCTTGTATCTTGGCTGTGATATTTAACTCTTTGCATCTTTAGGTATGTTGCAACTTCAGTTACTTCAGTTCATGAGATGGAAAATGGCTTTAACATATGGTCCTTCAACGGCAAGCTCCTGTATCGGATACTAAAGGATCACTTCTTCCAGGTAAGatgaattataatattaacTCCTGGGTTTAAATGGTCTTTCTCTTGATGCTGTCATAATGGTTATTGACAACAAGTTACCATTACATTGTACAAGTGGATAATGTTGGaaaatgaacatatttaatGTTATTGTTCCCCTCTTTAGGATGGGAGGAGTTTACCATTACAACACCTTTTtaccaattttataaaatcatcacagaatttaaacattaatttacttatttttattatggtATTATTTTTTACCTGTCATTGAAATGAAAGAAGCAACACCATAATTGTCTCGATGATGATCTGTAACATCATTTGTTTTATGTTCTTTACATGGAACTGACATTTCTACATACAATTATGGTGTAGAAAAAAATTCTGAATTCAATAGATCACATGGTGGTACATAATCTAATGATCTGAGGAAGCCTGTTTTTTGTTGATGTTTACAGTTCTTGTGGCGTCCACGACCACCATCCTTCTTGAGTCCCGAGAAAGAGGAAGAGATAgcaaagaacttgaaaaagtaCAGTAAGAAGTACGAGGCAGAGGACCAGGATGTCTCTATGTTATTAAGTGAGCAGGATCGTGAGAAGCGGAAGATGTTGAAGGATGAATGGGAAAGGTGGGTCAATGACTGGAAGCGGTGGCATGAGGAAGAGAAAGCCGAGAGGCAGAGGCTCAGGGATGGTGAAGCCAGTGACGAGGAAGAGGAGTACGAGGCTAAGGAAGTTGAAGTTGAGGAGCTGTTGGACGTCTCAGAGGAGGTGCTTTCTTTTGATTTGGATCAGGAGTGAGTGTTCTGTAGACGCTAATTACggtaaatttattttatgaatctctttttttaaaagtagGTGGCCCtttgatcttaaaatttttGTGGTTCAATGTttgatgttattattattgttattgtatCATTCTGGGATTAGTCATACTCTATTGACTTTGAAGAGTTATGTTATAATCTGAAGAATTTTGCTAGTCTTCACATTCTGGGGCAGCAGTTTGGATGATCCCTCAAAATTTATAGCATGTTCTACACAAGATAGTTAGTTGGACAGCAGGAAAAAGTATGTTGTATAATGTTGGACTCCCAACACACCTCTTAAGGTggagttttaaatttttatacaaTTGTTTTACGGAAATTGAAGTTATTATTCTGCATAAATTAAAGAAACCCAAATAATTTCGTGAGTTCTTGGATACATGAGGGAATCAACCAAAGTTAGATCCGGATCTGATATTACGATCAACAGATGAGGATCATATACTGCCAAAGAAAATACAACCAGTCTTTTGTCTAGGAAAGAGTGTATCTTTCATCCACTACCGTCCAATGGAATGTGCCTTTGTGCCGCGCCCACCGAGATGTATATTATTCCAAGCATGATTGATTCCCGGCCTCCCACAATATGAATGAAGTCAAGTCGCCGCACCTCTCAGGCCATTCATTTCCATCTATCGTCACTCATCACCACCTCCTCAGTGGCCTGACAAATGTTTCCATCCAACCCGCTTGCTTACCTCCTTCAATCATTTTGTATTacaattaaaacattttaaaataccAACACCTGCTTTTATAGCTTAAAAAAATCTTACTAATTACCCTAAGAATAACATGCTTCTTGCATTTTGATTTCCTATGAACACCTATCATTGGTTGAATTGAAGTTTACGGGGAGCCAATGAAACTGGCTGTACGAATATCATACAGGACGGTTGGTTCAATAGCACTGAGGGGTGGAAAGTGGAAGTGGGTCTTGCCATGAATTAGGTGGGCTAAGCACCTAATCTCACCAATGGTGATGGGTCACCCCAGTTAATGCATGGAAATTTGAAGTGGACATGTTAGTGGCCTCGTGGACTTTCCATGAAGCTGTGGCCATATAGTGAACGTGGATCTAGAAAAGCACATCAATATTGTTCATTTTCAATGAAATAATGAATATATAGATCCTACCTCACATATTGGTCCATCCATTAGTTGTGGGGTTCTATGAACTTTGAGGTGTAAAAGTTAGAATAAGAAAGACTATTGCAGAGGAAAAGATTGTTAGAATGCTTCCAGGAGTGATGCTTTTTTCTCCCTATATACAactaatggtttttttttttccttttcatttttactaaattttatCCATAAATACCAAGTTTTGAAGTTATttatctttccttttatttttggtaaataatttgatatatgaatATCAAGCTTGGAAGTTAGAAAAATTAAGGACaacaaaatcagaaaattaaatagaaattcCTTTTACGAAATGGTGgatatttaaattatgtttggtgtcctaaaagtactaagaaaaaaaaatgttaaaaaaaatttattttttattttttattttatatttgattgtattataaaaaatacaaaataaagtcaaatataattaaaattaataaaaaatttatgtatttttaaattatttaattattatataaaattattgaataagtgaaaagagtttgaagtaagtgtataataataatttattaactttaaatttatttatttattttttaaagaacttttcctttttattttctttccctatctttttcttctaaattttttgagaatcaaacataTAGTATTGAAATGCACTTAGTTTTCGGTTCTTAGAAAATGTAgcaaacaaagaagaaaaataaaatttgaagttaaactcaaatgttttttcttcatcattatccataaaatatatgaaaagttAAAGGTGAAATTTACTCAAGATAATATAAATGTGAAATGGGAAGAAGAAATTGTAAATAACATCAATGCAGCAAAAGTGGACTACATAAGGGCATGCATGGCACCTAGTGCCACCTGTTGAGTATTGATTTgtcctttttgttttcaaatttttattcatatcatAAATTAATGGAGTTGGATTGTGAATGAGAACCACTTAGATGTCACAATAGATGGCAGGAAAGActtaaaaatctatatatagGGGATGGTTCTTGTTAAAAGGCTCAGACAGTGAAGTGCTTGTGAGAACATAATTGATGGAGCTGAGAGCTAATTTGATGGCCACTCCCATTTCCACCATCTGCCTCTTGAGGTTTCTGCTGTATGCTTCCCTTCTTTCCTTGAAGAGTGGCTTTGCTATTgaaggaagagagagtgcaGAGAGCCACCATGTCCAACCCATTCATCACAATGTTCATATCACTTCTCTCATGCCATCAAGTGCTTGCAGCCCCTCTCCCAAAGGTTTTCTCTCATTCAtattcatctctctctctctctctctcacacacacacacacacaatatTGATGTCCATCTCTCTCATTCATATTCATTGATAAGAGGTTATGATGCTATCAATAATTATATGGTGCCAGCTGATTCACTATTCCACTATTTGAAGCACTGATTCTCTATGAATTTTATATAAACAAGTGCCAACAGAATTGCATTAGAAGTTAATTTCTGAAATATATATATCGTTAGAGTTAGGTGGTGTTtgcttgttattttttttatttaatttaaaattaaatatcgatttttgtttttttacttaattttaaataggatttaaaactaaatatgttttaataatgttaagtattaaattgtttgatttttaatattttatttctattaagtattaaaaggtAACGAAAAACCAATAAATTACGTTTAgcatttaaaaagttaaatattttaactttattttttattcaattagaAAGTgtgtaataaattaataaaaaaataataataaattatctaaaaccCGAAAGCAAGTTGCTTTAGGTAAAAAGTTAAGAAAACAAACATCATTTTAGCTTTATTAGTAATTAAgaaattatcccatttatttatttctaccTTTTTAAAGTGAACAAAATGCAATCTATGATATATTTCAACAAAAGAATGCAACCggaaacagaaaaagaaaattgggaaTCCATAGAACTTTTCCTCTCATATGGGAACAAACTTGTCCACCCAATGATTTTGGCTTTTACTTGCATGcattcaaaacaaacaaaattataaGCAGGAGAGTGCAATTACAAAAGGAAAAGCTGGTAACTAGATTGAATAGGGAAGCCACTGACCTTTGATTGTCTTGTCATATCTACATGTGTCAATATTTTGTGATGGATGGCAATTTGTTTTAGGCCATGACCAAAGGGCATCTCTAGAAGTGGTTCACAAACACGGACCATGTTCGAAACTCAGACCACACAAGGCCAATTCTCCCTCTCACACCCAGATACTCGCCCAAGACGAGTCTCGCGTCGCCTCAATTCAATCAAGGCTAGCCAAGAACCTTGCAGGTGGAAGCAATTTAAAGGCCTCTAAGGCCACCCTCCCAAGCAAGTCCGCAAGCACACTCGGATCAGGCAACTATGTAGTGACAGTAGGCCTTGGCTCACCAAAAAGAGACCTCACTTTCATATTTGACACTGGGAGTGACCTCACTTGGACTCAATGTGAGCCCTGTGTAGGGTATTGTTACCAACAACGAGAACACATCTTCGATCCCTCCACATCCCTCTCTTACTCTAACGTCTCTTGTGACTCACCATCATGCGAAAAACTCGAGTCTGCCACCGGCAACTCTCCCGGCTGCTCATCCTCCACTTGTCTTTACGGCATACGATATGGTGACGGGTCCTACTCTATTGGATTCTTTGCTAGAGAAAAGCTTTCCTTGACATCCACAGATGTGTTCAATAATTTCCAATTCGGGTGTGGCCAAAATAACCGTGGTCTATTTGGTGGCACAGCAGGGTTGCTGGGATTAGCGCGTAATCCTCTATCCCTTGTGTCTCAGACAGCTCAAAAGTATGGCAAAGTTTTCTCCTACTGCCTCCCATCTTCCAGCAGCTCAACCGGATATCTTTCCTTTGGAAGTGGTGATGGAGATTCTAAAGCAGTGAAGTTTACCCCGTCTGAGGTGAACTCAGACTACCCCTCATTTTACTTCCTGGACATGGTGGGGATAAGCGTTGGTGAACGCAAATTACCGATACCTAAATCGGTGTTTTCCACAGCAGGCACCATCATAGACTCGGGGACAGTCATAAGTCGATTGCCCCCAACAGTATACTCTAGTGTTCAGAAAGTTTTCCGGGAACTGATGTCCGATTATCCAAGGGTAAAGGGAGTTTCTATACTTGACACTTGCTATGACCTTAGCAAATATAAGACTGTGAAAGTACCCAAGATCATTCTTTACTTCAGTGGTGGTGCGGAGATGGACTTAGCTCCAGAAGGGATCATTTATGTTTTGAAGGTATCACAAGTCTGCCTGGCTTTTGCCGGAAACAGTGATGACGATGAAGTGGCCATAATAGGAAATGTGCAGCAAAAAACAATTCATGTGGTGTACGATGACGCTGAAGGGAGGGTTGGGTTCGCCCCAAGTGGCTGCAACTAAAATCCTTATACATATACAAGGGTGGATTAATAAATGGGCAAAAGGTGTGACAATCCTTTGAAAAAGCAGCAGTTATACAAAGTAAAGCATATGGGCTTCCATTTAGGATGCGCCAAGTTTTCTTAAGTCACCAGACTTAATATATGGGTGGAATATAAAAAGGCCAAATAATGTAACTTCTAATGTAATAAACGAAATGTGTTTTGAACTTATCCACTATGGCAAAAACGAATATATGTAATATATCATTCACAGTTCGTTAGTAGACATAATACACAACCCACAGACCGAAACTTAGGACGtttggaagtgttttttaaaattgttttcaaaataaagaataaaaaactatttttttttaaaattttttaaaaactatttttttaaattttttttaaaaaacaagagtatttgataaaatgtttaaaaaaattgtttttaaacgaaagaatttatattatttttaaaaataatgtcttactttttattttataaatttaatttataataatatgaaatcaaattcaagttaaatcttattaaaaaataagaattaaatctATAACTATGGatgagttaaagataaataatttatttaattataaacaatttttttattctactgaaacaaaaattactaaaagataaaaataatttaatctttatttttaatataagtcaaataagtattttaattaattttttttaatttcatgtttGACCACAATTTATTATGCTTGTTTTGAGAAAtggtttttaagttaaagaaccaaaaataagttttaaatattttattaaaataaagatatttagaaagttttataaaaggattttaaaaataaaaaacaaaaagacttgtttggatatttttttttaaattgcttttattttgtaaaaatattttaaattcaatttatataatattaattaattaaatttaattgaagtcttattgaaaatgaaaatacttttttaattacaaataaattaaaaaataaataggttttagtaaaacataaataataatgttataataaaaatcataaattatatttttagtagaaaatatactattttattatatgtcaaaaacataaagatattaacatctttttatatatatatatatatatatatatatatatatatatatatatatatatatatttgggttAAAAATGAATGATACTAATTGTCAagagtattttatttaaaatgaataatgaataaaattttactttttttaacttataaatgaaccatgtttttttataacatatgcacatatttaatattcaattttgaacataatattttagaattttttgatttaatctataattaattggATTGGTTTTcctctcttatttttttttttttcaatgattagATTTACTTTTGAGTtctacattattttaaaaaaaaattcttaaactcattaataagttcaataaaaaatgtcacttgatttaaagtttatttttacaatgggaaaatttataaaagtgtAACTATGtgcaaaaaagaaataatagaatcattctaaattaatttttatccataaatttatgatattaataagtgtattatttgatttttaaattatttttaaaaattaaaaatgagtgATATTGTGAATTCCTAGTGTATAAGAGTCTTGTAAAAATCATTGATCGACCTTTCCGATTTAGTTCACTAAATTGTGTCACTTTCTCTTTGGACCAGTGTGGAATTGTCCTAACCAACGGTCCAACCAATTCCCTAAGAACTAGAGGACCAAAATGCTTTATAATCTCctccatagttttaaaaactgAATCGGATCGGACCAATCGGTCACGGTTCTGGTCCGGTTTAGTCAATTGACCTGGAAATAGGTTGAATCGGAATCGGACCAATTGAACAGGCGGTCCGATTGGTGAACCGGAtggttcaattatttttttatttttgtttttacagtatcaaaacgacgccgttttggagGATATAAAAACACCTTCGAAACCCTCTCTCTTGCAATTCGAATCGCAAAAGCTGCCGCCCCCCAATGTGTCGCGACACCCACGTTGAGATAGCTCCCACCGATAGCCTGGAAGCTTTGCAAACCCCTCCTTCTCTGgctataataatatataaaataataaaatatatatttatgacgtcactgTTTCGACCGTCGGTCTGACCGGTGAACTGTGAACAtataacttttccggttcaataATCAGTctggttctgaaaacattgatcTCCACCAAACTACCAGGCCCAACTAGCCTTCCAAGGCCTACAACCCATTTCATCAACCAACTTGCCAAAtcttccgatgtgggatgtggGATGTGGGATTGATTATAAACTAAAGACAAACCAAAATGCTATACAATCTCCACTAACTACTAGGCGTGATTGGTCCAACTAGCCTTCTAAGGCCTACAACCCATTCCATCAACCAACTTGTCAAATCTTCCAATGTGGGATATGGGATTGATTATAAATTAAAGATAAGAAAAGAGACTTTGTGTCCATGGACCTCTAAGCGGTAAAACAAAGGCTAACCACTTAGccgattttttataaaagtacaactttttaaaaataaaatttgtaaaatatggTAAATTGGAAAGTATTTCCAAATCTATCGTCATTGCTGTTGAAGTGGACCGACACACtttgaaaaaccaatttttcttcaattttttttctcatttcttccaaATGAAGAAAGCTTTGCTATGTGGACTGACACACTTTGAAAAACTAAgggcctgtttgtttagtgttttcaagaattgttttctgttcttgaaaacaaaaaacaccaaaaacttgtttggttgagagagtcatttttgtttttgttgttccccgtgttctcaaaatggcactatttagagaacaacaaaatgttgttttccccgTTTTTGTACTGTTTAtagaacaaaattaaagaacaaaaaacacatctgttctccgtgttttttttttcttcccgttcGCATCTCTCTCCAGCATAGTCGCATCGCctcttctccagcacagtcGCGACATCTCCAGCAAGAAACAAAGGTAATTTCCACAGatgttgaagttattttttatagatctaataaaataggttttttttggCAATATTTGTTGAGGGAAATGTTAGATCTGATAAAGAGATATCAGTTATGTTAttcgaatttttttttatcacctgctgttagtttctttttttcccgtttatattttcctgtttggatgctgagaaaagtaGGAAAcgagaatgaaaatagaatgAGATCTGAGCTTTTTTTGATCAcctgttagttttttttttttttcgtttatattttcctgtttggatgctgagaaaagtggggaacgagaatgaaaataagcccaaaaattcctgattttttcccgttttgatttttgttgagttgttctgttaaaaaaaaacaaaaaccttacTTAAAGACATGGAAATCAAACGGGAAAATCCAAGCTTGAGTCTTGACGGGTGAAATACctcaaggaaaatggaaaaaataaagagaatcaGAAGAGGATGAGGTGTTGAATCACCAAGAACCTTTTCTCTCTATAGATCTGCTCTTCCTTTCTCTCATCCAAACTCCAAAGCCCGGTTAACCTCTACTCTTTGGGCCTGTTTGGATGCTGCACTAAACAAACAGACCTTAAGAGTTGGGGGTTGAATGCAGCGTGAAGCAATAGTACCCTCCATGTGTTTGAACTTTGAACCTGCCCTttataaattccaaattcccACACCTCACCAAACATCCTTCATAatccatttttcctatttttttgttgCTTGTTTGTATACTTGTCTGATTTAGAAATGCTATGGCGCCCAAGCAAAGCTACTTCTTCCCTTCTTCCCACTTTCCGATTTcatgaaagcaaaaataattaaaaaattataataaagtaaaaaataaaatcaaaattattaaattattttctatatactacttcaaacttatttttattttttcatatgattatataatttaaaatatataaattttaattaattttaattgtatatttttgtagTAAATcaaacattcaaaaattaattttttaacattattgaaatcaaaattattgaaatcaaactttttaaaatattaaattattttgatgtcttatttattttatttagattagttataaatattaaattaattctttttaaatttttttatctcatcttaatagaatatactataatttttaataaaattaaatattaaatcaataaaaaataataaaaatgattttatcatgtttgatttattttaaaaaaatataaaatttttttttaattttaaaattaatcaaacttacttttctttcatttttttcccccaatttttgtttcaaattttataaaaactaaaaaaaaaaagtctttaaaatctaattaatatcaaatctatttttatttttatttatttttctttcatatttttatacacTACACTATACGTCAACAA contains:
- the LOC100244090 gene encoding eukaryotic translation initiation factor 3 subunit B, producing MAEVISMEDIRATASTLGIDVSNIDFDSIRLPPGEDFGITSDDDLHEEDPLEYDSGFGNIIVVDNLPVVPREKFEKLEGVVRKIYSQIGVIKEDGLWMPVDSDTQKTLGYCFIEYNTPQEAELAREKTNGYKLDRAHIFAVNMFDDFDRFMKVPDEWAPPETKPYTPGENLQHWLTDEKARDQFVIRAGSDTEVLWNDARHLKPEPVYKRAYWTESFVQWSPLGTYLATVHRQGAAVWGGATAFNRLMRYAHPQVKLIDFSPGEKYLVTYSSHEPSNPRDTHRVVLNVFDVRTGKVMRDFKGSMDEFSVGGAGGVSGVSWPVFRWGGGKEDKYFARIGKNVISVYETETFSLIDKKSLKVENVMDLSWSPADPILALFVPELGGGNQPARVSLVQIPSKEELRQKNLFSVSDCKMYWQSNGDYLAVKVDRYTKTKKSTYTGFELFRIKERDIPIEVLELENKNDKIIAFAWEPKGHRFAVIHGDSPRPDVSFYTMRSGSNTGRVSKLTTLKGKQANALFWSPAGRYIILAGLKGFNGQLEFYNVDELETMATAEHFMATDIEWDPTGRYVATSVTSVHEMENGFNIWSFNGKLLYRILKDHFFQFLWRPRPPSFLSPEKEEEIAKNLKKYSKKYEAEDQDVSMLLSEQDREKRKMLKDEWERWVNDWKRWHEEEKAERQRLRDGEASDEEEEYEAKEVEVEELLDVSEEVLSFDLDQE
- the LOC100256004 gene encoding aspartyl protease family protein At5g10770, giving the protein MELRANLMATPISTICLLRFLLYASLLSLKSGFAIEGRESAESHHVQPIHHNVHITSLMPSSACSPSPKGHDQRASLEVVHKHGPCSKLRPHKANSPSHTQILAQDESRVASIQSRLAKNLAGGSNLKASKATLPSKSASTLGSGNYVVTVGLGSPKRDLTFIFDTGSDLTWTQCEPCVGYCYQQREHIFDPSTSLSYSNVSCDSPSCEKLESATGNSPGCSSSTCLYGIRYGDGSYSIGFFAREKLSLTSTDVFNNFQFGCGQNNRGLFGGTAGLLGLARNPLSLVSQTAQKYGKVFSYCLPSSSSSTGYLSFGSGDGDSKAVKFTPSEVNSDYPSFYFLDMVGISVGERKLPIPKSVFSTAGTIIDSGTVISRLPPTVYSSVQKVFRELMSDYPRVKGVSILDTCYDLSKYKTVKVPKIILYFSGGAEMDLAPEGIIYVLKVSQVCLAFAGNSDDDEVAIIGNVQQKTIHVVYDDAEGRVGFAPSGCN